The following coding sequences are from one Haploplasma axanthum window:
- a CDS encoding energy-coupling factor transporter transmembrane component T family protein: MNNKISIGQYIPTNSWLHKIDPRIKIIGLIVLLVSLFLIPISANLASIIMISAFLFFAVILSISARIPLKRVFSGVRPLIFLLTFTFVIQLFTITTGEHIFKTPLTMYISLTSIVAIIALIILYNTTKRILPFRTVYFFIIVFLVFLAQYLLPYVEITKYNFNPTYEGVIRGLFLFLRILTTVLLTSLLTFTTMTTDLNFGFEAIMSPLKLVKIPVEVMAMMLSLILRYIPTLLFETEKIMKAQASRGLDFKESKLKEKITQVIALLVPIFLISINRAEDLSDAMEVRGYVIGAKRTRIDEYKITIKDIASLLATFIILGVIIYFKVTI, encoded by the coding sequence ATGAATAATAAAATAAGTATTGGACAATATATTCCTACAAATTCATGGCTTCATAAAATTGATCCAAGAATTAAGATAATTGGATTAATTGTATTATTAGTCTCATTGTTTCTAATTCCGATATCAGCTAATCTTGCTAGTATTATTATGATTTCAGCATTTTTATTTTTTGCAGTTATTTTAAGCATTTCTGCAAGAATACCTTTGAAAAGAGTTTTTTCAGGTGTAAGACCATTAATTTTCTTATTAACATTTACATTTGTGATTCAGTTATTTACGATAACAACTGGTGAACATATATTTAAAACGCCGCTTACGATGTATATATCACTTACTAGTATTGTTGCAATTATCGCTTTAATTATTTTATATAATACAACAAAAAGAATCTTACCATTTAGAACAGTGTATTTTTTCATTATTGTATTTCTAGTTTTTTTAGCTCAATATTTATTACCATATGTTGAGATTACTAAATACAATTTTAATCCAACATATGAAGGGGTTATTAGAGGTTTATTTTTATTTCTTAGAATTCTAACAACAGTTCTATTAACATCGCTACTTACATTTACAACAATGACAACAGATTTAAACTTTGGTTTTGAAGCAATTATGAGCCCATTGAAACTGGTTAAAATACCTGTTGAAGTAATGGCGATGATGTTATCATTAATTTTAAGATATATCCCAACATTATTATTTGAAACTGAAAAGATTATGAAAGCACAAGCATCTCGTGGACTTGATTTTAAAGAAAGTAAATTAAAAGAAAAAATAACCCAAGTTATTGCTTTACTTGTTCCAATTTTTTTAATTTCTATTAATAGAGCAGAAGATTTAAGTGATGCTATGGAAGTTAGAGGATATGTAATAGGAGCTAAGCGAACAAGAATTGATGAGTATAAGATAACAATAAAAGATATTGCATCTTTATTAGCAACTTTTATAATTCTTGGTGTAATAATTTATTTCAAGGTGACAATTTAA
- the truA gene encoding tRNA pseudouridine(38-40) synthase TruA — translation MPRYLCTVSYDGLNYAGFQRQINSKSIQDEIEKALKNMTSIFIPIHSAGRTDKGVHATGQTFHFDIDSIIPEEIIKKGLNKRLPGDIKIQNVKKVKNTFHARHSAKMRIYEYRIAKKASTIFTERFEVYVENFDIKLVKDCLDEFTGIKNFSGFSKKTPNKIPIKILYSIEIKETKEHYIFIFKGESFLRNMVRSIMGLIIEIATNKKDVSMIEKVFETKDRRLAGKTAEAKGLFLTKIVY, via the coding sequence ATGCCAAGGTATTTATGTACTGTTAGTTATGATGGATTAAATTATGCAGGATTTCAAAGACAAATAAATTCTAAATCAATTCAAGATGAGATTGAAAAAGCTTTAAAGAATATGACTAGTATTTTTATACCAATTCACTCAGCAGGTAGAACAGATAAAGGCGTACATGCCACTGGGCAAACATTTCATTTTGATATTGATTCAATAATTCCAGAAGAAATTATAAAAAAAGGTTTAAATAAAAGATTGCCGGGAGATATTAAAATACAAAATGTAAAAAAAGTTAAGAATACATTTCACGCTAGACATAGTGCTAAAATGCGTATTTATGAATATAGGATCGCTAAAAAGGCAAGTACAATTTTTACAGAGAGATTTGAAGTATATGTTGAAAACTTTGATATTAAGTTAGTTAAAGACTGCTTAGATGAATTTACAGGAATTAAGAATTTTTCTGGATTTTCTAAAAAAACTCCAAATAAAATTCCAATAAAAATTTTATATAGTATTGAAATTAAAGAAACTAAGGAACATTATATTTTTATTTTTAAAGGTGAAAGTTTCTTAAGAAATATGGTTAGATCAATTATGGGTTTAATAATTGAAATAGCAACAAACAAAAAAGATGTTAGTATGATTGAAAAAGTTTTTGAGACAAAAGATCGAAGATTAGCAGGGAAAACTGCGGAAGCAAAAGGACTATTTTTAACAAAAATTGTTTATTAA
- the tmk gene encoding dTMP kinase yields MFISFEGGEGTGKTTLIQIIKQTLEDKGYEVVLTREPGGTGSMLAEEIRDLVLNPKFTHVNEYTEALLYAASRAQHLDEVIIPALESKKIVLCDRYLDSSLAYQAFARNLGLDFILEINKYATKHLPDITFYIDIDPLVGIERIKGRSKFDRLDREKIAFHNEVRKGYLELTKMFSERIIKIEGEQTIPEISIFMIDEINKRL; encoded by the coding sequence ATGTTTATATCATTTGAGGGCGGAGAAGGAACAGGAAAAACAACATTAATACAAATCATTAAACAAACACTTGAAGATAAAGGTTATGAAGTTGTTTTAACAAGAGAACCAGGTGGAACTGGAAGTATGCTTGCAGAAGAAATAAGAGATTTAGTTTTAAATCCTAAATTTACACATGTTAATGAATATACAGAAGCATTATTGTATGCAGCATCACGAGCACAGCATTTAGATGAAGTAATTATTCCAGCATTAGAATCGAAAAAAATAGTTCTTTGTGACAGATACTTAGATAGTTCATTAGCATACCAAGCGTTTGCTAGAAATCTTGGCTTAGATTTTATATTAGAGATTAATAAGTATGCAACAAAACATTTGCCAGATATAACATTTTATATTGATATTGATCCATTAGTTGGAATTGAAAGAATTAAAGGGCGTTCAAAATTTGATAGATTAGATCGTGAAAAGATTGCTTTTCATAATGAAGTTAGAAAAGGTTATTTAGAATTAACTAAGATGTTTAGTGAAAGAATTATAAAAATTGAAGGGGAACAAACAATTCCTGAAATTTCAATCTTTATGATTGATGAAATAAATAAGCGTTTATGA
- a CDS encoding PSP1 domain-containing protein produces the protein MQVALIQFKDAGKKYYFSVENNLELELNDVVVVETAVGIETGKVYSLKEEDELEITQALKPILRVANEHDLIKKSENEQLERDVVKKTILLVRELDLGMKILESEFTLDRAKLTIYFESENRVDFRELVKRISSIYQTRIELRQIGPRDVAKRVGGIGPCGLVLCCSTFIGEFEPVTIKMAKNQNLALNPKKISGVCGKLLCCLKYEDDVYTELRDLMPDINNRVKTEKGKAVVIDINFLTSKIKVRYLEDKELSDEWIDYRESTLIQ, from the coding sequence ATGCAAGTTGCATTAATACAATTTAAGGATGCTGGAAAAAAATATTATTTTTCAGTTGAAAATAATTTAGAACTTGAATTGAATGATGTTGTTGTAGTTGAAACAGCAGTTGGAATTGAAACTGGTAAAGTTTATTCTTTAAAAGAAGAAGATGAATTAGAAATAACTCAGGCATTAAAACCAATATTAAGGGTTGCTAATGAGCATGATTTAATTAAAAAGTCAGAAAATGAACAATTAGAAAGAGACGTTGTTAAAAAAACAATTCTTTTAGTAAGAGAATTAGATCTTGGAATGAAGATTCTTGAATCAGAATTTACACTTGATCGTGCAAAACTTACGATTTATTTTGAATCAGAAAATCGTGTTGATTTTAGAGAATTAGTGAAAAGAATTAGTTCAATCTATCAAACAAGAATTGAGTTAAGACAAATTGGTCCAAGAGACGTGGCTAAAAGAGTTGGGGGAATTGGACCATGTGGATTGGTTTTATGTTGTTCAACTTTTATTGGTGAGTTTGAGCCAGTGACAATCAAAATGGCAAAGAATCAAAATTTGGCTTTAAATCCTAAAAAAATCTCTGGTGTTTGTGGAAAACTTTTATGCTGTTTGAAATATGAGGATGATGTTTATACAGAACTAAGAGATTTAATGCCGGATATTAATAATCGTGTTAAAACTGAAAAAGGAAAAGCTGTTGTTATTGATATTAACTTTTTAACAAGTAAAATTAAAGTAAGATATTTAGAGGATAAAGAGTTATCCGACGAATGGATAGAC